The following proteins are encoded in a genomic region of Pagrus major chromosome 16, Pma_NU_1.0:
- the LOC141010411 gene encoding akirin-2-like yields the protein MACGATLKRTMDFDPLMSPTSPKRRRCIPVSPSSSSSSPRKYLSMEPSPFGESSSTLSAEQILNSIKQEYKRIQKRKHLDGGYQQSECCYSPESPSQSSTMNVSSMPGTSSGGVSPTRKEQPLFTLRQVGMICERLLKEREEKVREEYEETMTSKLAEQYDTFVKFTHDQLMRRFGEQPASYVS from the exons ATGGCGTGTGGAGCCACCCTGAAGAGGACCATGGATTTCGATCCGCTGATGAGTCCTACGTCCCCAAAAAGACGAAGATGCATCCCCGTGTCCCCAtcgtcctcatcctcatccCCTAGGAAGTATCTTAGCATGGAGCCCTCGCCATTTGGAGAGTCGTCGTCAACACTTAGTGCAG AACAAATCCTCAACAGCATCAAGCAGGAGTACAAACGCATTCAAAAGAGGAAGCATCTAGATGGAGGCTACCAACAGTCAGAGTGCTGCTATTCTCCAGAATCCCCATCCCAGTCGTCTACTATGAATGTTTCCAGCATGCCAG GAACGTCTTCTGGAGGCGTTTCTCCCACTAGAAAAGAACAGCCATTATTCACCCTCAGACAAGTTGGAATGATCTGTGAACGTCTGCTGAAAGAAAGGGAAGAGAAAGTGCGGGAGGAATATGAGGAGACCATGACCTCGAAACTGGCAG AACAATATGACACCTTTGTGAAGTTCACACATGATCAGTTAATGCGACGATTCGGGGAGCAACCAGCAAGCT ATGTTTCCTGA
- the LOC141010823 gene encoding gamma-aminobutyric acid receptor subunit rho-1, producing MRPAFGGPPIPVGVDVQVESLDTISEVDMDFTMTLYLRHYWKDERLSFPSTNNQSMTFDSRLVKKIWVPDMFFVHSKRSFIHDTTTDNVMLRVYPDGNVLYSLRVTVTAMCNMDLSRFPLDTQTCSLEIESYAYTDDDLMLHWKKGNESLNTDDRISLSQFLIQKFHTTAKLAFYSSTGWYNRLYIHFTLRRHIFFFLLQTYFPATLMVMLSWVSFWIDRRAVPARVPLGITTVLTMSTIITGVNASMPRVSYIKAVDIYLWVSFVFVFLSVIEYAAVNYLSTVQERKERKLRERLPCTCGIGNPDDMMIDPQITGYGSMDINTTGNYGMPENGGRQERMLAQVALNDPQLTGQVKPSRGYVNIWIDTHAIDKYSRVVFPGAYILFNIIYWSIYS from the exons ATGAGGCCAGCGTTCGGAG GTCCTCCAATTCCTGTTGGAGTAGATGTTCAGGTTGAAAGTCTGGACACCATCTCCGAGGTGGATATG GACTTCACCATGACTCTGTACCTGCGTCACTACTGGAAGGACGAGCGGCTGTCGTTCCCGAGCACCAACAACCAGAGCATGACCTTCGACAGCCGCCTGGTGAAGAAGATCTGGGTTCCTGACATGTTCTTTGTCCACTCCAAGCGCTCTTTTATCCACGACACCACAACTGATAACGTCATGCTGAGGGTTTACCCCGACGGCAACGTCCTCTACAGTCTCAG GGTCACTGTCACTGCCATGTGCAACATGGACCTCAGCCGCTTCCCTCTGGACACCCAAACCTGTTCGCTGGAGATTGAGAGCT ATGCGTACACAGATGATGACCTGATGTTGCACTGGAAGAAAGGCAATGAATCCCTGAACACTGATGACAGAATATCCCTGTCCCAGTTCCTCATCCAGAAGTTTCACACTACTGCCAAGCTGGCTTTCTACAGCAGCACAG GCTGGTACAATCGTTTGTACATCCACTTCACCCTGCGGCgccacatcttcttcttcctgctgcAGACCTACTTCCCTGCCACTCTGATGGTCATGCTGTCCTGGGTGTCGTTTTGGATCGACCGCAGGGCCGTCCCTGCCAGGGTACCACTCG GCATCACCACAGTGTTGACCATGTCCACCATCATCACAGGGGTCAACGCCTCCATGCCGCGGGTCTCCTACATCAAGGCAGTGGACATTTACCTCTGGGTtagttttgtctttgtcttcctgTCGGTGATAGAGTACGCGGCAGTCAACTACCTCTCCACCGTccaagagaggaaagagaggaaactaAGGGAGAga CTGCCGTGTACATGCGGCATTGGCAACCCTGACGACATGATGATCGACCCCCAGATCACTGGCTACGGGTCTATGGATATAAACACCACAGGGAATTATGGGATGCCAGAGAACGGCGGCCGCCAGGAGCGAATGCTGGCCCAGGTGGCACTGAATGACCCGCAGCTCACAGGCCAGGTGAAGCCATCCAGAGGCTACGTGAACATTTGGATAGACACACACGCCATAGACAAGTACTCGAGGGTTGTGTTTCCTGGAGCGTACATCCTCTTTAACATCATCTACTGGTCCATCTACTCATAA
- the LOC141010584 gene encoding peptidase M20 domain-containing protein 2-like — protein sequence MDKRQRMKDAVQLCVDAHKEELHSLSRDIWRRPELAGDETHAHDRLVRFFSQGQTWTVDSHYNLPTAFRASWGPVGGGEGEPALNVGFLCEYDALPGIGHACGHNLIAEAGAAAAVGLRAALQNHTELPVPVKITVLGTPAEEDIGGKIDLIKAGAFADVDLVFMAHPAQQDASFLPCVALTEVNVKYHGKASHASAYPWEGVNALDAAVLAYNNLSALRQQLKPEWRLHGIIKHGGVKPNIIPAYTELQFYMRTPQIRDLCDLKAKAEACFRAAAVATGCQVDISYPTHDYCDILPNTSLANLYENNGKALGIQFQEQPANFSGSTDFGNVSYETPGIHPFFYIGTDAFNHTEEYTEAAGAEKAQLFTLRTAKALAMTAVDVVCCPALLQQVREDFRLAKLKLEK from the exons ATGGACAAGCGACAGCGGATGAAAGACGCGGTGCAGCTGTGCGTCGACGCGCACAAAGAGGAGCTGCACAGTCTGAGTCGGGACATCTGGAGACGACCCGAACTCGCTGGCGACGAGACGCATGCGCACGACAGGTTGGTCCGCTTCTTCTCTCAGGGCCAGACATGGACGGTGGACAGTCACTACAATCTACCGACCGCATTCAGGGCCAGCTGGGGTCCTGTCGGCGGCGGGGAGGGCGAGCCGGCTCTGAACGTGGGCTTCCTGTGCGAGTACGACGCGCTGCCGGGTATCGGGCACGCGTGCGGGCACAACCTGATTGCGGAGGCGGGAGCTGCCGCCGCTGTGGGGCTGAGAGCCGCTTTACAAAACCACACTGAGCTCCCTGTCCCAGTGAAG ATAACTGTTCTGGGAACTCCTGCAGAGGAGGACATCGGAGGAAAGATCGACCTCATCAAGGCCGGCGCCTTCGCCGACGTCGACCTCGTCTTCATGGCTCATCCAGCTCAGCAAGATGCGTCCTTCCTGCCCTGTGTCGCGCTCACTGA GGTGAATGTGAAGTACCATGGGAAGGCATCTCATGCTTCTGCGTACCCTTGGGAGGGAGTGAATGCGCTGGATGCTGCTGTGCTGGCCTATAACAACCTCTCTGctctcagacagcagctcaaaCCAGAGTGGAGGCTTCACG GCATCATCAAACACGGAGGGGTGAAGCCCAACATTATCCCTGCCTACACTGAGTTACAGTTTTATATGCGCACCCCGCAGATTCGggatctttgtgacctgaagGCCAAAGCCGAGGCTTGCTTcagggctgctgctgttgccaCGGGCTGCCAA GTGGATATAAGCTACCCGACCCATGACTACTGCGACATTCTGCCTAACACTTCACTGGCAAACCTGTATGAAAACAATGGAAAAGCTTTGGGGATTCAGTTCCAAGAGCAGCCAGCCAACTTCTCTG GCTCTACAGACTTTGGCAACGTATCATACGAAACGCCAGGTATCCATCCTTTCTTCTATATCGGCACAGACGCGTTTAACCACACCGAGGAATACACCGAAGCAGCAG GAGCTGAGAAGGCCCAGTTGTTCACCCTGAGGACAGCCAAAGCCCTGGCTATGACAGCTGTGGATGTAGTGTGCTGCCCTGCTCTGCTACAGCAAGTGAGGGAGGACTTCAGGCTCGCCAAACTGAAGCTGGAGAAATGA
- the LOC141011080 gene encoding cannabinoid receptor type 1B-like, which yields MKLALHRIAGTTMSTLTTGVQYLGSNDASYDDPSMDSTLIKSRFNFEKPHFASVSHSFPGVVPGNKEVIYGGLSPIFPTNVSDFLLSNGTSVQSECGEDMVDNMECFMILSPGQQLVIAILALTLGTFTVLENLMVLCVILHSQTLRSRPSYHFIGSLAVADLIGSIIFVYSFLDFHVLHRKDSPSIFLFKLAGVIASFTASVGSLFLTAIDRYISIHRPMSYKRIVTKTKAVIAFSVMWTISIVFSLLPLLGWNCKRLNSVCSDIFPLIDQKYLMVWIGMTSVLVLFIIYAYMFILWKSHNHAVRMLSRTSQRSVIVYTAEGTKVQTVRPEQARMDLRLAKTLVLILVALIICWGPLLAIMVYDLFGKVNDFIKTVFAFCSMLTLLNSTVNPVIYAMRSKDLRRAFVNICHMCRGASSTLDNSAESDWNSRSVRGTAGGAGKDGAGCGKTRVKVAQVTVSGGTETSTAEPV from the coding sequence ATGAAGCTGGCTTTGCACAGGATAGCAGGCACCACAATGAGCACGCTCACGACAGGCGTCCAGTATCTCGGCTCCAACGACGCCAGCTACGACGACCCCTCCATGGACTCGACTCTAATCAAGAGCAGATTCAACTTTGAGAAACCTCACTTTGCCTCGGTAAGCCACTCCTTCCCCGGAGTCGTCCCTGGAAATAAGGAGGTCATCTACGGCGGACTCTCTCCCATTTTCCCCACCAACGTTTCAGACTTTCTGCTAAGTAATGGCACCTCTGTGCAGAGCGAGTGCGGGGAGGACATGGTGGACAACATGGAGTGTTTTATGATCCTCTCTCCTGGTCAGCAGCTCGTGATCGCCATCTTGGCGCTCACCCTGGGAACATTTACGGTGCTGGAGAACCTcatggtgctgtgtgtgattcTGCACTCCCAGACGCTTCGATCTCGACCATCCTACCACTTCATAGGCAGCCTGGCTGTGGCTGATCTGATAGGCAGCATCATTTTTGTCTACAGCTTCCTGGATTTTCACGTCCTGCACAGGAAGGACAGCCCCAGTATTTTCCTCTTCAAGCTGGCCGGGGTCATCGCCTCCTTCACTGCCTCTGTCGGCAGTCTGTTTCTCACCGCGATCGACCGCTACATCTCCATCCACAGGCCCATGTCGTACAAACGCATCGTCACAAAGACTAAAGCAGTCATCGCCTTCAGTGTGATGTGGACCATCTCCATTGTGTTCTCGCTGCTGCCGTTGCTGGGGTGGAACTGCAAGCGTCTCAACTCCGTCTGCTCAGACATTTTCCCTCTAATCGACCAGAAGTACCTGATGGTTTGGATCGGGATGACGAGCGTCTTGGTCCTGTTCATCATCTACGCCTACATGTTCATCCTCTGGAAGTCCCACAACCATGCTGTCCGCATGCTGAGCCGCACTTCCCAGAGGAGTGTGATTGTGTACACGGCAGAGGGGACTAAAGTGCAGACAGTGAGGCCCGAGCAGGCCCGGATGGACCTCCGTCTGGCTAAAACCCTGGTTCTGATCCTGGTGGCCCTCATCATCTGCTGGGGCCCGCTTCTAGCCATCATGGTTTACGACCTCTTTGGTAAGGTGAACGACTTCATCAAGACTGTGTTCGCCTTTTGCAGCATGCTCACCCTGCTCAACTCCACCGTGAACCCTGTGATCTACGCCATGAGGAGCAAGGACCTGCGCAGGGCCTTCGTCAACATCTGCCATATGTGCCGGGGAGCGTCGTCGACTCTGGACAACAGCGCTGAGAGTGACTGGAACAGCAGGAGTGTGAGGGGCACAGCGGGCGGGGCGGGGAAAGATGGAGCCGGCTGTGGAAAGACTCGAGTAAAAGTCGCCCAGGTTACTGTTTCTGGAGGAACTGAGACTTCTACAGCGGAGCCGGTCTAA